The stretch of DNA ACTGCGACGCCGCCGGCCAGCTTGGCCAGGCGCTCCTGCAGCTTCTCGCGGTCGTAGTCGCTGTCGCTCTTCTCGATCTCCGAGCGGATCTGTGCGACGCGGCCCGCGATGGCCTCGTTGTCGCCCGCACCGTCGACGATGGTGGTCTCGTCCTTGGTCACGACGACCTTGCGCGCGGTGCCGAGCAGCTCGACGCCCGCGGTCTCCAGCGAGAGGCCGACCTCTTCGCTGATGACCTCGCCACCGGTGAGGATGGCGATGTCGGCCAGCATGGCCTTGCGACGGTCACCGAAGCCCGGAGCCTTGACGGCGACGGACTTGAAGGTGCCCTTGAGCTTGTTGACGACCAGGGTCGAGAGGGCTTCGCCCTCGACGTCCTCGGCGATGATCAGCAGCGGCTTACCGGCCTGGATGACCTTCTCCAGCAGGGGAAGCAGGTCCTTGATGGTCGAGACCTTGCCCGAGACCAGCAGGATGTACGGGTCCTCGAGGACGGCTTCCTGACGGTCGGCGTCGGTGACGAAGTAACCCGAGATGTAGCCCTTGTCGAAGCGCATGCCCTCGGTGAGCTCCAGCTGCAGACCGAAGGTCTGAGCCTCTTCGACGGTGATGACGCCTTCCTTGCCGACCTTGTCCATCGCCTCGGCGATGAGTTCGCCGATCGCGGGGTCGCCGGCCGAGATGCCCGCGGTCGCAGCGATCTGCTCCTTGGTCTCGACCTCCTTGGCCGAACCCAGCAGCGACTCGGTGACGGCGGCGACGGCCTTCTCGATGCCGCGCTTCAGACCCATCGGGTTGGCGCCGGCGGCGACGTTGCGCAGGCCCTCGCGGACGAGCGCCTGAGCGAGAACGGTGGCGGTGGTGGTGCCGTCACCTGCGACGTCGTCGGTCTTCTTGGCGACTTCCTTGACCAGCTCTGCGCCGATCTTCTCGTACGGGTCCTCCAGCTCGATCTCCTTGGCGATGGAAACACCATCGTTGGTGATCGTGGGGGCGCCCCACTTCTTCTCCAGGACGACGTTGCGACCCTTGGGGCCGAGCGTGACCTTGACGGCGTCGGCGAGGCTGTTCAGGCCGCGCTCGAGTCCGCGACGGGCCTCTTCGTCGAAAGCAATCTGCTTTGCCATTGGTAAGTGATCCTCCGGTAGGGGGTGACACTAAGTATTCGGAGGGTCGGACTCGATGCCCGCGACGGACGACCGGGGTGTCTTGTGAACCGGCCTCACCGTTCCGACCTGGCACTCACATGCCGCGAGTGCCAAGTTCCGTTTTAGCACTCGGGTACCGAGAGTGCAAGGGATCTCGACCGCGGTCCGCCCGAGTGCGGCCGATGGAGCGGATCGCGGTCGGCCGAGGGCGCGAACGGCTCCGACGAACACACGTAGCGGACCACGTAGCCACCCCATGGCGGACACCCACCAGTACCGAGCATCGTGAGCTGGGACACATCAGTTCGCCGCCTCGGCGACAGGAAAGGATCACCCATGACCGTCACCGTTCCCGACACCGACCGCGCCTCGCGTACCGAGTACTGGCTCGACCGCGCTCGTTCCGCCGCCGAAGTGATCGAGGCCGAAGCCGACGCGATCGAGGCCGAGGCCACGATCACCGAACGCGCCTACCGCGCCCTCGCCGACAACGACCTGTTCTGGATTCTGATCCCCGAGGAGTACGGCGGCGCGGGTCTGGACATCGTGAGCGCGTTCAAGGTGGTCCAGGAGATCGCCCGCGCCGACGGCTCCGCCGGGTGGGCGTTCATGGCGAACGCGTGCAGTATGGCCGTCGCCGCCGGATTCACCGATCCCGACGGGGCCCGGGAGATGTTCGCCGGCGAGCCGCGCGGCATCACCGCGGGCATGGTGGTGCCGACCGGCTCGGCCGTCCGCGTCGACGGCGGCTACCGCGTGACCGGCCGTTTCCAGTTCGCCAGCGGATCGGCGCACGCGTCGTGGATCGGCGCCGGGTTCATCGTGTCCGACGACGACGGACAGCCGATCATCGACGAGAACGGGCAGCCGGACGCCCACATCGCCTGGATTCCGCGCGATGAGGTGGAGTTCCTCGACAACTGGAACGTGATGGGAATGGTCGGCACCGGCTCGTACGACTACCAGGTCGTCGACGTGTTCGTCCCCGAGCGCTTCACGATGGAGACCTTCTCCACCGACCCGGTCCGTCCCGAGCCCGTGTACCGCCTCGGTCTGATGGGCATCGGTGTCGGCGGACACGCACCGGTGGCCCTCGGGCTCGCCGAACGCGCCCTGCAGGAGATCGTCGGCATCGTCGAGGGCAAGATCCGCCCCGGCTACACCGGACCGGTGGGCGAATCGGACCTCTTCCGCATCGACTTCGCCCGCCACGAGGCCCGATACCGCGCCGCGCGCGCCTTCGTCTACGAGGTCTTCGGCGACGCCCAGGCCGCCGTCGACGCCGATCGTCCGCTCACCGAGGAGCACAACGCCCGGCTCCGCCAGGCCGCGACCTGGGCCCAGGAGGTGGCCGGCGACGTGGTCATGTTCGCGCACCGCTGGGCGGGCAGCGCCACCGTCCGCCAGCCGAGCGCCCTCGGCCGTTGCGTCCGCGACGCCGCGGTCGCCACACAGCACGCGCTCGTCGACCGGATGACGCTCGTCGACGCGGCGCCCGCCATCATGCCCGCCTACCGCCGCTGAACCACGCACACACACACAGCACACGTCAACCGAGAGGAGCACGAATCATGGGACAGCTGGACGGCAAGGTCGCCCTCGTCACGGGAGCGGCGCGCGGACAGGGGCGCTCGCATGCCGAGCGGCTCGCCGAGGAGGGCGCCGACATCATCGCGATCGACATCTGCGACACCCTCGAGAGCACGGACTATCGGGGATCGACCCGCGAGGATCTCGACGAGACCGCGAGGTACGTGGAGAAGACCGGCGCGCGGGTGATCACCGAGGTGGTGGACGTCCGCGATCTCGGGGCCCTCGAACGCGCCGTCGCGGCGGGCATCGCCGAGTTCGGTCGGCTCGACACGGTGGTGGCGAACGCGGGCATCTTCTCCTCCGCGCCCCTCCACGAACTGACCGAGCAGCAGTGGGACGAGATGATCGGCGTCAATCTGACGGGTGTGTGGAAGACGATGCGCGCCACCGTTCCCCATCTCATCGAACAGGGTGAGGGCGGGTCGATCATTCTGATCAGCTCCACCGGCGGCCTGCAGGGGTTCCCCAACTTCGCGCATTACGTCGCGGCCAAGCACGGTGTCACCGGACTCGCCCGCACCGCGTCGAACGAACTGGCGTCGCACATGATCCGATGCAACTCGGTGCACCCGTCGTCAGTGCTCACCGACATGATCGATCACGAGGCGATGTACCGGCTGTTCCGGCCGGATCTGCCCGCGCCCACGCACGACGACTTCCGGGAGGCATGCCAGTCCGGGATGAACCTGCTGCCGATTCCGTGGCTGGAGCCGGTCGACATCTCGAACGCCGTCGTCTGGCTCGCCTCCGACGCGTCACGGTACGTCACCGGCGTCGCGCTGCCGATCGACGCCGGAGCGATGTCGAAGGTCTGACTCCGCGGGCGGGACTACGCCGCGCCGACCACCGCGGAGACCTCGGTGCGGCGGGTCAGACCGAGTTTGCCGAGGAGATGTTCCACGTGCCCTTCGACGGTCCTCGTCGACAGCACCAAGCGTTCGGCGATCTCCCGGTTGGTCATTCCCGCGGCGACCAGATCGGCGACCTCCCTCTCGCGCGGCGACAGCCCCGCGAGACGGAGGTCGTCGTCGGTGTCCGGCGCCGGGGACACCTGGCGATCGAACAGGAACTCGTCGAGGTCGGCGGCCGACATCGCGGTTCCCGCCGTCCACGCACGATCGAAGACCCCCTCCCCGCAGTGGCGGCGGGCGTCGTCGAGCGCCTTGGTCCGCATCGCGTTCCACCGTTCGGATCCGTACAGCTGCCTGCCGACCGATCCCCACATGGCCGAGGCCGCGCCGAGGACGACGGCGGCCCGGCGACCGTCTCCGCGCGCGGCCAGCGCCCAGCCGAGGAGATCGGTCATGAGCGTCGTGCCGACGACGTCGCCGAAGTCGCGGTGGCCGCTGAGCGCCTCGGTGGCGAGTTCGGCCGCGGCGTCCTCCTCCCCGCGCAGCAACGCGACGAGGCCGAGCCCGTAGGTGGCGTAGGCGTGGAACCAACGTTCGCCGATCGCCGCGGAGCCGTCGTGCACCTCGGTGAAGGCGGCCTCGGCCGCATCGACGTCCTGGGTCACACTGAGCAGCATTCCCCGGTGCACCTGCAACGTCGCCAGCAGCGCGGGTCCGCCGCCGATGACGCGGTATCGCGTCTCGGCTTCGTCGAGCAGCACCCGCGCCTGGCCGACGTCGCCGGCGAAGAACTCACGCAGGCCCGCGGTGTGCTGCGCGAACGCGTCGGTCACCGGATCGAGCCCGGCCGATATCTCGCGGGCGCGCAGCACGCTGTACTCCGCCGCGTCCCGGTCGCCCTGCAGCGTCTGGACCAGGGCGAGCACCGACAGGATCCGCCCCTTGGCGCGGGCGTCGACCCCGTCGAGCTCGAGGGCCTGCGTCAGCCACATGCGGTGTTCACGGATCGATATCCCGCACGCCCACAGGAACCGTGCGCTGCCGAGCGCCTCGGCCGCGACGGCGACGGCGTCGGGATCGCCGGAGGTCGTCATCACCCAATGCAGTGCGGCGCGGATGTTTCCCCGATTGGATCCGACGACGGTCGCCTTGGCCAGTTGATCCGGGCCGTACCAGTGCTCGTCGGAGTCGACGATCATCCGGGTACAGCAGTCGAGGAGGCGGGCGTGCAGTCGGTGCTGCTCGTGCCTCGGCGTCTTTCCCCATCCGTACTGGCGGATGGTCTCCAGCATGCGGAATCGCATCCGCCCGTCGCTCGACTCCCCGATCAGCACCGACTTCGCGACGAGCGCCGACACACAGTCGAGGACGTCCTCGGCCGGCAGAGCGTCGTCGGTGCACACGGCCTCGACCGCGTCGAGGTCGAATCCCCCGGCGAAGATCGCGGCCCGCTGCCACAGCAGCTGCTCACGCGTCGTGCACAGTTCGTAGCTCCAGTCGACGGTGGCCTGCAGGCTCCGATGGCGCGGCGCGAGATCGCGCGAGGTGACGCCGAGCAATGACATGCGTCGATCCAGGTAGTCCGCGAGATCATGCACCGACAGCACGCTCAGGCGAGTACAGGCCAGCTCGATCGCCAACGGCAGACCGTCCAGTCGTTCGCAGATGCGCTGCACGGCCTCCACGTTCTGCTCGTCGAGTTCGAATCCCGACAGCACCGCCGACGCCCGACGCGCGAACAGCTCCGGTGCGCCGGCACCGTCCGCGGCCATCGGCAGCGGCTGCAGGTGAAAGACGTTCTCCCCGGGCACGGCCAACAGTTCACGCGAGGTCACCAGGATCCGGAGTCGGCCGGTCTGTTCGAGCAGCCGCGCGGCGAGCTCGGCCGCACCGTCGACGACGTGCTCGCAGTTGTCCAACACCAGAAGCATCCGCCGGTCGCGAAGATAGGCGATGAGCGCGTCGTCGGCCGAGACGTCCGACGCCGCGCGCGTCTCGAGGGCGAGCGCGTCGCACACCGTCTGGCTCAGCAGGTCCGCACTGCGCACCGAGGCGAACTCGACGAACCTGACGCCGTCCGGAAACGCCCGACGGAACTCCTCCGCCGCCTGGAGCGCGACCCGACTCTTTCCGATGCCGCCGGGGCCGACCACCGACACCAGCCGGGACTCGCCGAGCAGACACCGCAGCTCACGCAGTTCGCGACGGCGTCCGACGAAGCTCGTCGTCTGTCCGGGGAGACCCGGGGAGCCCGACGCCACGGCGCCCACCGCATTCTCCGCGCGGACGTCCCGGACCTTCCTGGCGAGGAGCGTGCGGGAATGCTGCCAGTCGATGCGCCGACCGATCTCGGCGATGGTCACCTCGGGTTCGCGAGCGATGACGTCGCGGATCGCCCGATCGGCGTCGTCGGCCACCGAACCCCGATGCCGACGATGGTCGTCGGGCGGCGACGGCAGCGACAGTGCGCGGCGCACGGTGTTCCGCGACATCCCCAGACGCGCGGCGATCCCCTTGATCGATTCGCCATCGTCGTGGCATCGGCGGATCTGCGCCCATTCGTCGGCGTTCACTGCACCCCTTCTCCCGGATGAGATGCAGCTCACTATGGTTCCTGAGACGACGACGGTGCAACCGTGGGGGTCAAGATGTGTCGATCCGGCCGCCCCGCACCCCCGTCGGCGATCTCCGCATACGGGGCCTCCACACCTCTGAACTGCGCCGACGAGGTAGACCCCGTGGTCTGTTCGGACGGGTAGCCCGACCACGTAGTCCGACGGTTATCCGTGAGCTCGGCCACACGCCAGAGTGGACTGGTCAACGGATTCCCCAGACCCGACACAGATGGAGACCACCGATGTCGAACCCCAACGCCGACGCCCTCACTCAGGCCTTCGCCGCCGCCGACGCCGGAGATCCGGCTCCGCTTCTCGCGCTGTACGACGATTCGATGACCTGGGCGGGGTTCTCGTTCGACGGGACTCAGCGCGTGTACACCAAGGACGAGTTCCTGGCCGGACTCGGCGTGCTCGCCCAGCTCGACGCGTCGAGCAACGAGGTGGTCGCGACGTCGTCGTACGGCGACGAGATCGTCGTCGCCACCATCCGCGCCTACCGCAAGCTGGGCGAACACGAACTCGACATCGAGATGATCATGGCCCACCGTTTCATCGACGGCCGCGTGGTGCGCGGTGCCGACATGGTGCCGTCGTCGTTCGAGGCGTTCTGGGCGGCCACCGGACTCGCCGGATGATGCGGGTCGACGCGACGCTCGCCGTCGAGTTCCGCGAGGCGATGGCGAATCTGTGCGCGCCGGTCACCGTCGTCGGCGTCCTCGACGACGAGCGCGCGCACGGCACGACGGTCAGCGCCGTCATGTCGTTGTCGATGACGCCGCCGCTGATCGCGGTGGCCCTCGCCGACACCTCGGACACGCTGGCGTTGATCCGCCGCACCGGCGCCTTCAGCATCAACGTGCTGAGCGCCGCGCAGGCTTCGATCGCGATGTCGCTCGCGACGAAGGGAGTCGACAAGTTCGCCGACATCGGATGGCACCGGTGCGCCGGAACGCCGCGGGTCGCCGACTGCGCGGCGTGGCTGCCCTGCACGGTGGCCGACGATCTGCCGGGCGGCGATCACCGGATCATCGTCGGCGCCGTCGCCGACGCATCGATCGATCCCGGAGCGTCCCCGCTGACCTACCACCGGAGGACGTTCGGCACCCACGTCGCCCACTGAGCGACCCGCACCGCGATACGCTCGTCACTCATGTCGGGCGAACTGATCGCGATCACGGTGGTCGGCGTCGTGGTGGCCGCGACGGCGATCGTCGTCGCGCTGCGCACCCGCCGGGTGGTGTCCACACCGGCCGAACGCGCCGTGCACGACACCCTGCACACCGCCGCGCTCGCCGCGGCGCCGCTCCGCCGGGGGCTCACCGACGAGTCGGCGGCCGCCGC from Gordonia humi encodes:
- the groL gene encoding chaperonin GroEL (60 kDa chaperone family; promotes refolding of misfolded polypeptides especially under stressful conditions; forms two stacked rings of heptamers to form a barrel-shaped 14mer; ends can be capped by GroES; misfolded proteins enter the barrel where they are refolded when GroES binds) — encoded protein: MAKQIAFDEEARRGLERGLNSLADAVKVTLGPKGRNVVLEKKWGAPTITNDGVSIAKEIELEDPYEKIGAELVKEVAKKTDDVAGDGTTTATVLAQALVREGLRNVAAGANPMGLKRGIEKAVAAVTESLLGSAKEVETKEQIAATAGISAGDPAIGELIAEAMDKVGKEGVITVEEAQTFGLQLELTEGMRFDKGYISGYFVTDADRQEAVLEDPYILLVSGKVSTIKDLLPLLEKVIQAGKPLLIIAEDVEGEALSTLVVNKLKGTFKSVAVKAPGFGDRRKAMLADIAILTGGEVISEEVGLSLETAGVELLGTARKVVVTKDETTIVDGAGDNEAIAGRVAQIRSEIEKSDSDYDREKLQERLAKLAGGVAVIKAGAATEVELKERKHRIEDAVRNAKAAVEEGIVAGGGAALLQSEAAIDGLSLEGDEATGANIVKVALSAPAKQIAVNAGLEPGVVADKVRNSPLGTGLNAGTNEYEDLLAAGINDPVKVTRSALQNAASIAALFLTTEAVVADKPEKNAVPAMPGGDEMGGMGF
- a CDS encoding acyl-CoA dehydrogenase family protein — translated: MTVTVPDTDRASRTEYWLDRARSAAEVIEAEADAIEAEATITERAYRALADNDLFWILIPEEYGGAGLDIVSAFKVVQEIARADGSAGWAFMANACSMAVAAGFTDPDGAREMFAGEPRGITAGMVVPTGSAVRVDGGYRVTGRFQFASGSAHASWIGAGFIVSDDDGQPIIDENGQPDAHIAWIPRDEVEFLDNWNVMGMVGTGSYDYQVVDVFVPERFTMETFSTDPVRPEPVYRLGLMGIGVGGHAPVALGLAERALQEIVGIVEGKIRPGYTGPVGESDLFRIDFARHEARYRAARAFVYEVFGDAQAAVDADRPLTEEHNARLRQAATWAQEVAGDVVMFAHRWAGSATVRQPSALGRCVRDAAVATQHALVDRMTLVDAAPAIMPAYRR
- a CDS encoding mycofactocin-coupled SDR family oxidoreductase codes for the protein MGQLDGKVALVTGAARGQGRSHAERLAEEGADIIAIDICDTLESTDYRGSTREDLDETARYVEKTGARVITEVVDVRDLGALERAVAAGIAEFGRLDTVVANAGIFSSAPLHELTEQQWDEMIGVNLTGVWKTMRATVPHLIEQGEGGSIILISSTGGLQGFPNFAHYVAAKHGVTGLARTASNELASHMIRCNSVHPSSVLTDMIDHEAMYRLFRPDLPAPTHDDFREACQSGMNLLPIPWLEPVDISNAVVWLASDASRYVTGVALPIDAGAMSKV
- a CDS encoding LuxR C-terminal-related transcriptional regulator encodes the protein MVGLPVRTDHGVYLVGAVQRCGGPVCGDRRRGCGAAGSTHLDPHGCTVVVSGTIVSCISSGRRGAVNADEWAQIRRCHDDGESIKGIAARLGMSRNTVRRALSLPSPPDDHRRHRGSVADDADRAIRDVIAREPEVTIAEIGRRIDWQHSRTLLARKVRDVRAENAVGAVASGSPGLPGQTTSFVGRRRELRELRCLLGESRLVSVVGPGGIGKSRVALQAAEEFRRAFPDGVRFVEFASVRSADLLSQTVCDALALETRAASDVSADDALIAYLRDRRMLLVLDNCEHVVDGAAELAARLLEQTGRLRILVTSRELLAVPGENVFHLQPLPMAADGAGAPELFARRASAVLSGFELDEQNVEAVQRICERLDGLPLAIELACTRLSVLSVHDLADYLDRRMSLLGVTSRDLAPRHRSLQATVDWSYELCTTREQLLWQRAAIFAGGFDLDAVEAVCTDDALPAEDVLDCVSALVAKSVLIGESSDGRMRFRMLETIRQYGWGKTPRHEQHRLHARLLDCCTRMIVDSDEHWYGPDQLAKATVVGSNRGNIRAALHWVMTTSGDPDAVAVAAEALGSARFLWACGISIREHRMWLTQALELDGVDARAKGRILSVLALVQTLQGDRDAAEYSVLRAREISAGLDPVTDAFAQHTAGLREFFAGDVGQARVLLDEAETRYRVIGGGPALLATLQVHRGMLLSVTQDVDAAEAAFTEVHDGSAAIGERWFHAYATYGLGLVALLRGEEDAAAELATEALSGHRDFGDVVGTTLMTDLLGWALAARGDGRRAAVVLGAASAMWGSVGRQLYGSERWNAMRTKALDDARRHCGEGVFDRAWTAGTAMSAADLDEFLFDRQVSPAPDTDDDLRLAGLSPREREVADLVAAGMTNREIAERLVLSTRTVEGHVEHLLGKLGLTRRTEVSAVVGAA
- a CDS encoding nuclear transport factor 2 family protein gives rise to the protein MSNPNADALTQAFAAADAGDPAPLLALYDDSMTWAGFSFDGTQRVYTKDEFLAGLGVLAQLDASSNEVVATSSYGDEIVVATIRAYRKLGEHELDIEMIMAHRFIDGRVVRGADMVPSSFEAFWAATGLAG
- a CDS encoding flavin reductase family protein yields the protein MMRVDATLAVEFREAMANLCAPVTVVGVLDDERAHGTTVSAVMSLSMTPPLIAVALADTSDTLALIRRTGAFSINVLSAAQASIAMSLATKGVDKFADIGWHRCAGTPRVADCAAWLPCTVADDLPGGDHRIIVGAVADASIDPGASPLTYHRRTFGTHVAH